The Gemmatimonadaceae bacterium genome window below encodes:
- a CDS encoding DUF2283 domain-containing protein, translating into MKLNYYPDTDSLYIDLSERDSVESREVADGVVLDFDVAGNLVGIDIDQASTKVQLGRLVLRGMTGHIERTVA; encoded by the coding sequence ATGAAACTCAACTACTATCCCGATACCGACTCGCTCTACATCGACCTCTCCGAGCGCGACAGCGTCGAGAGTCGTGAGGTCGCCGACGGCGTCGTGCTCGACTTTGACGTCGCCGGGAACCTTGTTGGCATCGATATCGATCAGGCCAGCACCAAGGTGCAATTGGGGCGGCTGGTGCTTCGCGGCATGACGGGACACATCGAACGCACGGTGGCGTAG